In Actinoplanes sp. NBC_00393, a single genomic region encodes these proteins:
- the ftsE gene encoding cell division ATP-binding protein FtsE: protein MIQLENVTKTYPKASRPSLDNVSVGIEKGEFVFFIGPSGSGKSTIIKLLLHEVAPTRGKVVVNAKDVTTLRSWKVPHFRRSIGCVFQDFRLLPNRTAYENVAFALEVIGKTKAVARRVVPEVLELVGLGGKEHRYPHELSGGEQQRVAVARAFVNRPLILLADEPTGNLDPDTSIEIMRLLDRINRTGTTVVMVTHDSNIVNQMRRRVIEIESGRIVRDQARGVYG from the coding sequence GTGATTCAGCTCGAGAACGTGACGAAGACGTATCCGAAGGCGTCTCGGCCGTCGTTGGACAATGTCAGCGTCGGCATCGAGAAGGGTGAGTTCGTCTTCTTCATCGGCCCCTCCGGTTCCGGCAAGTCGACGATCATCAAGCTGCTCCTCCATGAGGTCGCACCGACCCGTGGCAAGGTAGTGGTGAACGCCAAGGACGTGACCACCCTCCGGTCGTGGAAGGTCCCGCACTTCCGCCGGTCCATCGGCTGCGTGTTCCAGGACTTCCGCCTGCTGCCCAACCGCACCGCGTACGAGAACGTCGCGTTCGCCCTCGAGGTGATCGGCAAGACGAAGGCCGTCGCCCGGCGCGTCGTTCCCGAGGTGCTCGAGCTGGTCGGCCTCGGCGGCAAGGAGCACCGGTACCCGCACGAGCTCTCCGGTGGTGAGCAGCAGCGTGTCGCGGTCGCCCGGGCGTTCGTGAACCGGCCGCTGATCCTGCTGGCCGACGAGCCCACCGGTAACCTCGACCCGGACACGTCGATCGAGATCATGCGGCTCCTGGACCGGATCAACCGGACCGGCACGACGGTCGTGATGGTCACCCACGACTCCAACATCGTCAACCAGATGCGCCGGCGGGTCATCGAGATCGAAAGCGGACGGATCGTCCGTGACCAGGCGCGCGGTGTTTACGGATAG
- the ftsX gene encoding permease-like cell division protein FtsX produces MRVKYVLNEVLVGLWRNVTMTVAMIITMSVSLTMLGASVLMYMQVDQMKNFYYDKIEVSIFLTNEATDGEKQAIEQAIDGSGLVEEKTHETKEQAFARFQELWKDSPDFVQAINADSLPESFRVRLTDPEKYDEFAKKIEGLAGIRQVIDQRTLLDKVFNIFNSIQVMSLVVAAVMAFAALLLVGNTIQVAAYSKRREVAVMKLVGASNWFIQAPFVLEAVVAGLIGAILGFVALFIGKVVLLDNKLQALTTILTPIPDGNVWLMLPLLAGVGAVVSAVTAWVTLRFYLKV; encoded by the coding sequence ATGCGCGTGAAGTACGTACTCAACGAGGTCCTGGTGGGCCTGTGGCGAAACGTCACGATGACGGTCGCCATGATCATCACCATGTCGGTCTCGTTGACCATGCTGGGCGCCAGCGTGTTGATGTACATGCAGGTCGACCAGATGAAGAACTTCTACTACGACAAGATCGAGGTCTCGATCTTCCTCACCAACGAGGCGACCGACGGCGAGAAGCAGGCCATCGAGCAGGCTATCGACGGGTCCGGTCTGGTCGAGGAGAAGACGCACGAGACGAAGGAGCAGGCCTTCGCGCGCTTCCAGGAGCTCTGGAAGGACTCGCCGGACTTCGTCCAGGCGATCAACGCGGACAGCCTTCCCGAGTCGTTCCGGGTCCGGCTCACCGACCCGGAGAAGTACGACGAGTTCGCCAAGAAGATCGAGGGGCTGGCCGGTATCCGGCAGGTCATCGACCAGCGCACATTGCTGGACAAGGTCTTCAACATCTTCAACTCGATCCAGGTGATGTCCCTGGTGGTCGCGGCGGTGATGGCTTTCGCCGCGTTGCTGCTGGTCGGTAACACCATCCAGGTGGCGGCGTACAGCAAGCGCCGTGAGGTCGCGGTCATGAAACTGGTCGGCGCGTCGAACTGGTTCATCCAGGCGCCGTTCGTGCTCGAGGCGGTCGTCGCCGGCCTGATCGGTGCGATCCTCGGTTTCGTCGCGCTCTTCATCGGCAAGGTGGTCCTGCTGGACAACAAGCTCCAGGCGCTGACCACCATCCTGACGCCGATCCCGGACGGCAACGTCTGGCTGATGCTCCCGCTGCTGGCCGGCGTGGGTGCGGTGGTCAGCGCGGTCACCGCGTGGGTCACCCTGCGCTTCTACCTCAAGGTCTGA
- a CDS encoding M23 family metallopeptidase: MGYRRIEPFLAACLCLLSVVGLTLAVPAPAAADRGDDAAKAVRRAEALLESASATARAAARNLARATASLPAAQHKVATSRGVVVASRVEANTARERANAARLEYSQVAGRYEAVAQQVREARGRVEEIATASYMGSGFSRLNVLVSANGPQDLMDRLGLVDQLMQHEQAEVRTLVGVRWEARAAHDRAAAAKRAAEEAERAATDKLQAAQAAQAAAVRAQRALDNLVIARGTALRSARAQRSAVLAQYRAAVVAERRVQATLRGWDNRNGNIGRYGGGRLTMPVRGWKSSDYGHRYDPYYRVWQLHAGTDFAAGSGTPIRAAATGRVIQAGWNGGYGQYTCINHGRLGGRGFTTCYGHQSRIYVNVGDYVRRGQVIGKVGSTGASTGAHLHFETRFGGTPRNPLHYLPGCLC, translated from the coding sequence GTGGGGTATCGCCGAATCGAGCCGTTTCTCGCCGCCTGCCTCTGTCTGCTCAGCGTCGTGGGCCTGACCCTGGCCGTCCCGGCACCGGCCGCGGCGGACCGGGGCGACGACGCCGCCAAAGCGGTCCGCCGGGCCGAAGCGCTCCTGGAGAGCGCGAGTGCCACCGCCCGGGCCGCCGCCCGCAACCTCGCCCGCGCCACCGCGTCCCTGCCGGCCGCCCAGCACAAGGTCGCCACCAGCCGCGGCGTGGTCGTCGCCAGCCGGGTCGAGGCCAACACCGCCCGCGAGCGCGCGAACGCCGCCCGGCTCGAGTACAGCCAGGTCGCCGGACGCTACGAGGCGGTCGCCCAGCAGGTCCGGGAGGCCCGCGGCCGGGTCGAGGAGATCGCCACGGCCAGTTACATGGGCAGCGGCTTCTCCCGGCTCAACGTCCTGGTCTCGGCGAACGGGCCGCAGGACCTGATGGACCGGCTGGGACTCGTCGATCAGCTGATGCAACACGAGCAGGCTGAGGTGCGTACCCTCGTCGGGGTCCGTTGGGAAGCGCGAGCCGCGCATGACCGCGCGGCCGCTGCCAAGCGTGCCGCGGAGGAAGCCGAGCGTGCGGCCACCGACAAGCTGCAGGCCGCGCAGGCGGCCCAGGCCGCCGCCGTCCGTGCCCAGCGCGCCCTCGACAATCTGGTCATCGCCCGCGGCACCGCGCTGCGTTCCGCCCGGGCCCAGCGCAGCGCAGTCCTCGCGCAGTACCGCGCGGCCGTCGTCGCCGAACGGCGCGTGCAGGCCACCCTGCGCGGCTGGGACAACCGCAACGGCAACATCGGACGGTACGGCGGCGGCCGGCTCACCATGCCGGTCCGCGGCTGGAAGAGCAGCGACTACGGGCACCGATACGACCCCTACTACCGGGTCTGGCAGCTGCATGCCGGCACCGACTTCGCGGCCGGCTCGGGCACCCCGATCCGGGCCGCCGCCACCGGCCGGGTGATCCAGGCCGGCTGGAACGGTGGTTACGGTCAGTACACCTGCATCAACCACGGACGGCTCGGCGGGCGGGGATTCACCACCTGTTACGGCCACCAGTCCCGGATCTACGTGAACGTGGGCGATTACGTACGCCGCGGCCAGGTGATCGGGAAGGTCGGCAGCACCGGCGCGTCCACCGGAGCACACCTGCATTTCGAGACCCGGTTCGGCGGCACACCCCGCAATCCGCTGCACTACCTCCCCGGCTGTCTCTGCTGA
- the smpB gene encoding SsrA-binding protein SmpB, whose product MPREQGRKLVASNRKARHDYTILDTFEAGMVLTGTEVKSLRAGRASLVDAFGHEKNGEIYLHGMHIPEYSQGTWTNHEPRRVRKLLLHREEIHKMVGKLRDDGVTLVPLSVYFENGYAKVELGVAKGKKAYDKRQDLASRDAQREINRALGRRAKGRD is encoded by the coding sequence ATGCCACGCGAACAGGGGCGAAAGCTCGTTGCCTCCAACCGCAAGGCTCGCCACGACTACACCATCCTCGATACCTTCGAGGCCGGGATGGTGCTCACCGGCACCGAGGTGAAATCGCTGCGTGCCGGTCGCGCCTCGCTGGTCGACGCCTTCGGCCACGAGAAGAACGGCGAGATCTACCTCCACGGCATGCACATCCCGGAGTACTCGCAGGGAACGTGGACCAACCACGAGCCGCGCCGGGTGCGCAAGCTCCTGCTGCACCGCGAAGAGATCCACAAGATGGTGGGCAAGCTGCGCGACGACGGCGTCACCCTGGTGCCGCTCTCGGTCTATTTCGAGAACGGGTACGCGAAGGTCGAGCTCGGCGTCGCCAAGGGCAAGAAGGCGTACGACAAGCGTCAGGATCTGGCCAGCCGGGATGCGCAGCGGGAGATCAACCGGGCGCTGGGCCGCCGTGCCAAGGGACGTGACTGA
- a CDS encoding cellulose binding domain-containing protein, which produces MSKHSARQFTTARLVLSSAAAILVLLVGWIAFRAGGPAAADEPLIVQPSANLQALDASLPPVVEATTVPSPAASPSVSPSPSARSASPSPSPSASRKPKKSPQPSISPSKAAPSPAPSPAGGLEVTYSNSASWRDGFIAAVRVVNNGSTARDFTITISYPSGTDLRIRGDWNGTAGADDNRVTLRGNSLAPGASINTGFQAAKDDDDSSRPSGCTVVGGTCTVS; this is translated from the coding sequence TTGTCCAAGCACTCCGCCCGTCAGTTCACCACGGCACGCCTCGTCCTCAGCTCCGCCGCAGCGATCCTGGTTCTCCTCGTCGGCTGGATCGCGTTCCGCGCCGGCGGCCCGGCCGCCGCTGACGAACCGCTGATCGTCCAACCGTCGGCGAACCTCCAAGCCCTCGACGCCTCACTGCCGCCCGTGGTCGAAGCCACCACCGTCCCGTCGCCCGCGGCCTCACCGTCTGTTTCGCCGTCACCGTCGGCTCGCTCGGCGTCTCCTTCGCCCTCACCGTCGGCCTCCCGCAAGCCCAAGAAGTCGCCGCAGCCCTCAATCAGCCCGTCCAAGGCCGCGCCGTCGCCGGCCCCATCGCCGGCCGGCGGTCTGGAGGTCACCTACTCCAACAGCGCCTCCTGGCGGGACGGTTTCATCGCCGCGGTCCGCGTCGTCAACAACGGCTCGACCGCGCGGGACTTCACCATCACGATCAGCTATCCGTCCGGCACCGACCTGCGCATCCGCGGCGACTGGAACGGCACGGCCGGCGCCGACGACAACCGGGTCACCCTGCGCGGCAACTCCCTGGCACCGGGCGCATCCATCAACACCGGTTTCCAGGCCGCCAAGGACGACGACGACAGTTCCCGCCCCTCCGGCTGTACCGTGGTGGGCGGCACCTGCACGGTGAGCTAA